In one window of Methanolobus mangrovi DNA:
- a CDS encoding potassium channel family protein, whose amino-acid sequence MNDSIMRLIESIKCSEKRILLFFLGSATVQVLILYFLDKKSLVDSLYATAATLTTVGFGDVSPSSPLARLLYIPTMGIGVLMLPIVAVSIYEMHQKKVRGLNNSTQKDHVVILGSSNEIITSTIMEIADFQDICLVSEIYDLNPFQGKVHFIKGSPIEKVYLMKANIAEAKHVIVETGNDSTNILATALARELNPSAEIIATITSEERYGTLKSLGANHVINTDTFTGRLLASAVFEPSVVDLISDVTTSLVGHDLVEMDVPEKYRGKAVGEIMFDLKAQDKMTLLAIYRNRENVVNPAMDMILEENDKLVVLV is encoded by the coding sequence ATGAATGACTCGATTATGAGATTAATTGAGTCCATAAAGTGTAGTGAGAAAAGGATACTGCTTTTTTTCTTAGGTAGTGCAACTGTTCAGGTACTTATTCTTTATTTCCTTGACAAGAAGAGTCTGGTTGATTCACTATATGCCACAGCAGCCACGTTAACTACAGTAGGTTTTGGAGATGTATCCCCAAGTTCACCACTAGCAAGACTTCTGTATATTCCAACCATGGGTATAGGTGTGCTTATGCTTCCTATTGTTGCCGTATCAATATATGAAATGCATCAGAAAAAGGTGAGAGGTTTGAATAATTCAACTCAAAAGGATCATGTTGTCATTCTTGGAAGTTCAAATGAAATCATTACTTCCACAATAATGGAAATAGCTGATTTTCAGGATATTTGCCTTGTATCGGAGATATATGACTTGAATCCATTTCAAGGTAAAGTCCATTTTATCAAGGGAAGTCCAATTGAAAAGGTCTATCTCATGAAAGCAAACATAGCTGAAGCAAAACATGTGATAGTTGAAACCGGAAACGATAGCACTAATATACTCGCCACGGCCCTTGCAAGGGAACTTAATCCATCAGCTGAGATCATTGCGACCATCACATCAGAAGAGAGATACGGAACCCTGAAATCACTTGGTGCTAACCATGTTATCAATACCGACACTTTTACAGGACGTTTACTTGCATCGGCAGTTTTCGAGCCATCTGTTGTTGATCTGATATCAGATGTCACAACATCTCTTGTAGGTCACGATCTCGTAGAAATGGATGTTCCGGAAAAGTATAGGGGAAAAGCAGTTGGCGAAATAATGTTTGACCTGAAGGCGCAGGATAAGATGACTCTGCTTGCAATCTACAGGAACAGGGAGAATGTAGTTAATCCAGCTATGGATATGATACTTGAGGAAAACGATAAGCTTGTAGTGCTGGTATGA
- a CDS encoding S-layer protein domain-containing protein: MSCITASASSTGPIYAGPDLDTIVGSENSDFLEMNAGNFAEFILDEKLRIYGGDFVSGRTIEEEGLVYTTNIVQTAYAGEFADENSDINKGTFPLIGLFTEEYVSLSDDDAGELVKLLIDSDDRYTLGADSALELGEGYELTVKQIDVDGNKVWMELSKDGVFVEDEVIDITAGDATWDYDTNVGDQDDVIVFRALITEISQVDSLVVVEGLWLIDFQNVNEINVADEFGVMEVDSISDSLLIVNYEPINLLPDSVQEIAEGLKFKVLDDNLNLTFYLSKDADPIYPIADFTANTTFAISPLTVQFTDLSTNADSWEWDVDGDSIVDYIIKDPVHTYTSIGSYNVTLTAGNMNGSDTKTVNDYISIVVPRANVSIEPSSIPISGNLEPGDIFQVSVEVDCEEDNLRAIRLDVDYDSKSLQFNSANYEGLLGSDPLILSRSSEGTYSFDLAAPIETASPKQGTLLTLNFQVKAEASNGIYDLDLNDVILKDVNVATIPTMVNDGQVSVTNSSTLTEPTVRVVADMGPFAPGNEFQATIEVNSNGYSLNDVGLQLNYDPSAIIVTGITDEGLFGSNTMVEPGSGDNGTGLLTYDISATELNLLPISGDILTIDFMVKENATDGVYDLELENVLLKDENNTAIPDVLVSSTTFRVSNVSNVMPIVDIILPNDSDIISGLQNIEAVDLSGDEDVVSTAFRIYADTNGDGQVNDGNEWLSLGIDNNGSNGWNIAFLSNELPDGKYVLRVVMTDGSGVSYAYRSIEIYNADSPFSMAKVISKTGPFVPGQNFQATIKVISNGYPLKSIGLQLNYDPSAINFKGITDEGLLGNNTTVGTGIGGNNVIASVVYGVNVTEAINESISGNLFTIDFEVNENATEGTYSLNLENVVFRDENDTVIPDTVVFNTVILIANVSNTDPVDEKPGDEIPDEEEGITGIILQPGWNLISFPEYMDEPSIDDVLRAFSDDEIDIVFYDNANSGMMTVPSEFEPLKGYWVHNKMSGSVIIDENYLNPKIPSGPPSLRLYPGWNAIGHTVKIQLPAEYALITIDDFYTEVRGPWIPAEEDYAYVGYNNKEGIIGGNQVGTDVFSMNMYEGYYVFVENECVLA, translated from the coding sequence ATGTCCTGTATAACTGCATCTGCATCTTCAACTGGACCAATATATGCTGGTCCAGATCTTGATACGATTGTAGGTTCTGAAAATTCAGACTTTCTTGAAATGAATGCTGGTAATTTTGCAGAATTTATTCTTGATGAAAAGCTACGGATATACGGGGGAGATTTTGTATCGGGAAGAACAATAGAAGAAGAGGGGCTGGTCTATACCACAAACATTGTCCAGACAGCATACGCGGGAGAGTTTGCTGATGAGAATTCAGACATAAACAAAGGTACTTTCCCGCTTATTGGACTCTTTACAGAAGAATACGTTTCACTTTCTGACGATGATGCAGGCGAGCTTGTAAAGCTCCTTATCGACTCAGATGACAGGTACACACTCGGTGCGGATTCTGCATTAGAACTTGGAGAAGGATACGAACTCACTGTAAAGCAGATCGATGTTGATGGTAACAAGGTATGGATGGAATTATCCAAAGATGGAGTATTCGTAGAAGATGAAGTTATCGATATAACAGCAGGAGATGCAACCTGGGACTACGATACAAATGTCGGAGACCAGGATGATGTAATTGTCTTCAGGGCACTTATTACTGAGATATCTCAAGTTGACAGTCTTGTAGTCGTGGAAGGTCTCTGGTTAATTGATTTCCAGAATGTCAATGAGATCAATGTTGCGGATGAGTTTGGTGTAATGGAAGTAGACAGTATTAGTGATTCACTCTTGATAGTGAATTACGAACCAATTAATTTACTACCTGATTCAGTACAGGAAATAGCGGAAGGACTGAAGTTCAAGGTACTGGATGATAACCTCAATCTCACATTTTATCTTTCAAAAGATGCAGACCCAATATATCCAATAGCTGATTTCACTGCAAATACAACATTCGCAATCTCCCCATTAACAGTTCAGTTTACCGACCTTTCTACAAATGCTGATTCCTGGGAATGGGATGTAGATGGTGATAGCATTGTAGATTATATCATCAAAGACCCGGTACATACATACACATCAATCGGCTCTTACAATGTCACACTCACTGCAGGCAACATGAATGGTAGTGATACAAAGACTGTGAATGATTACATTAGTATTGTTGTTCCAAGAGCGAATGTTTCAATCGAACCGTCTTCAATACCTATATCAGGTAATCTTGAACCGGGAGATATTTTTCAGGTGTCGGTGGAAGTAGACTGTGAAGAGGATAATTTGAGAGCTATCAGATTAGACGTTGATTATGACAGCAAGTCACTTCAATTCAACAGTGCAAACTATGAAGGACTGCTTGGATCAGACCCTTTGATATTGTCACGTTCCTCAGAAGGAACCTACTCATTTGATCTAGCAGCCCCTATAGAGACAGCTAGTCCGAAACAAGGTACATTACTCACGCTGAACTTCCAGGTGAAAGCCGAAGCTTCAAATGGCATATACGATCTTGACCTGAATGATGTAATCCTTAAGGATGTGAATGTTGCCACCATACCGACAATGGTCAATGATGGTCAGGTTTCAGTTACAAATAGTAGCACACTCACAGAACCCACCGTAAGGGTAGTTGCAGATATGGGTCCTTTTGCACCTGGTAATGAGTTCCAGGCCACCATCGAAGTAAATTCAAATGGATACTCACTGAATGATGTCGGTCTTCAGCTAAATTATGACCCTTCGGCTATCATCGTCACCGGCATTACAGACGAAGGTCTTTTTGGTTCAAATACAATGGTTGAACCTGGAAGCGGGGATAACGGTACAGGCCTATTAACGTATGATATCAGTGCTACCGAGCTTAACCTTCTACCAATATCCGGTGATATTCTTACTATTGACTTTATGGTAAAGGAGAATGCAACTGATGGTGTATACGACCTTGAACTGGAAAATGTTCTGCTCAAAGATGAGAATAATACTGCCATACCGGATGTGCTGGTTAGCAGTACAACTTTCAGAGTCTCGAATGTGTCGAACGTGATGCCAATAGTTGACATAATATTGCCAAATGACAGTGATATCATTTCAGGCCTACAGAACATTGAAGCTGTGGACCTGTCAGGAGATGAAGATGTAGTTTCAACAGCTTTCAGAATTTATGCCGACACAAATGGAGATGGTCAGGTTAATGATGGAAACGAATGGTTAAGCCTTGGAATTGACAACAACGGAAGTAATGGATGGAATATTGCATTTCTTTCCAATGAACTCCCTGATGGCAAGTATGTGCTTCGTGTGGTCATGACAGATGGTAGCGGCGTAAGTTATGCATACAGATCAATAGAGATCTATAATGCTGATAGCCCATTTAGCATGGCAAAAGTTATTTCGAAAACAGGTCCTTTTGTGCCAGGACAAAATTTCCAGGCTACTATCAAAGTGATCTCAAATGGTTATCCACTGAAAAGTATCGGCCTTCAGTTGAACTATGACCCTTCAGCCATCAATTTTAAAGGTATCACAGATGAAGGCCTGCTCGGTAATAATACAACGGTAGGAACCGGAATTGGTGGTAACAATGTAATAGCTTCGGTGGTCTATGGAGTCAATGTAACAGAAGCCATCAATGAATCCATATCAGGCAATCTTTTTACAATTGATTTTGAAGTAAATGAGAATGCAACTGAGGGAACATACAGTCTGAATCTGGAGAATGTCGTGTTCAGAGATGAGAATGATACTGTAATACCTGATACTGTAGTTTTCAATACTGTAATTCTGATAGCAAATGTCTCGAACACAGATCCAGTAGATGAGAAACCTGGAGATGAGATTCCTGATGAAGAAGAAGGCATTACCGGTATCATTCTGCAACCCGGATGGAATCTCATATCATTCCCGGAGTATATGGATGAACCATCTATTGACGATGTGCTAAGGGCTTTCAGCGACGATGAGATAGACATTGTGTTCTATGACAATGCAAATTCTGGTATGATGACAGTACCTTCTGAATTTGAACCGCTTAAAGGGTACTGGGTACATAATAAAATGTCTGGATCTGTTATTATAGACGAGAACTATCTTAATCCGAAGATACCATCAGGACCCCCCTCCCTAAGATTATATCCTGGCTGGAACGCAATTGGTCACACGGTAAAAATTCAACTCCCTGCTGAGTATGCCCTCATTACCATAGATGACTTCTACACCGAGGTAAGAGGTCCGTGGATACCGGCAGAAGAAGACTATGCATATGTTGGCTACAACAATAAAGAAGGTATCATTGGAGGAAATCAGGTAGGTACAGATGTCTTCAGCATGAACATGTATGAAGGTTACTATGTATTTGTTGAAAATGAATGTGTGCTGGCATGA
- a CDS encoding FKBP-type peptidyl-prolyl cis-trans isomerase produces the protein MAIKDGDTIKIDYTGTLDDGSVFDTSENRGQPLEFTVGSGQVIKGFDDAVRDMEVSEEKEFRLEPAEAYGEYKDSLVDTVSRDLVQTTMEMEIGKIFLVQTPHGQQMPAKIIDLTDDEVTFDLNHPLAGKALTFRIKVVEA, from the coding sequence TTGGCAATAAAAGATGGAGATACAATTAAAATAGATTATACAGGTACACTTGATGACGGTTCTGTTTTTGATACCTCAGAGAATCGTGGACAGCCACTGGAATTCACAGTAGGTTCAGGCCAGGTCATAAAAGGCTTTGATGATGCTGTAAGAGATATGGAAGTGAGTGAGGAGAAAGAGTTCAGACTTGAACCGGCAGAAGCATATGGTGAATATAAGGATTCTCTGGTTGATACCGTATCCCGTGACCTTGTCCAGACAACTATGGAAATGGAGATCGGTAAGATCTTTCTCGTGCAAACCCCGCATGGACAGCAGATGCCTGCAAAGATTATAGACCTGACAGATGATGAGGTTACATTTGACCTGAACCATCCACTTGCAGGTAAAGCACTGACTTTCAGGATAAAAGTTGTAGAAGCATAA
- a CDS encoding HD domain-containing protein, which yields MKEEDFLVFNEWFFHYVGSFHTDDRFIRKNIKLKEEHSLRVCVNSSLIAISEDLDERDHYLAKTIGLLHDIGRFEQIRKYRTFNDSESENHALLGVKILKAEGVLSGLPHEEQEIIFTAIKNHNVHILPEELDQRTLFHSKIIRDADKLDIYKVLTDHYAIREMSPNPALYHGLPDTFEYNRDLLEDIFNNRVASVNKVATCNDMNLTRLAWLFDLNFVETVILVRKRDYIKKLVATLPQNSEIDELHDYLNRYVDSILSISKETYCEC from the coding sequence ATGAAAGAAGAAGATTTTCTCGTTTTCAACGAATGGTTTTTCCACTATGTAGGTTCATTCCATACAGATGATCGCTTTATTCGAAAGAACATAAAGCTCAAGGAAGAACATAGCCTGAGGGTATGTGTTAATTCTTCCCTGATAGCAATATCTGAAGATCTGGATGAAAGGGACCATTATCTTGCAAAAACTATTGGTCTTCTTCATGATATAGGTCGTTTTGAGCAGATCCGTAAATACAGGACTTTCAACGATTCCGAATCAGAGAACCATGCTCTTCTGGGAGTGAAGATTCTAAAGGCAGAAGGAGTTCTTTCAGGCCTGCCTCATGAAGAACAGGAAATAATCTTTACAGCTATCAAAAATCATAATGTACATATTTTACCTGAAGAGCTTGATCAGCGAACTTTATTCCATTCTAAGATCATCAGGGATGCAGATAAGCTGGATATCTATAAAGTCCTTACAGACCACTATGCCATAAGGGAAATGTCTCCAAATCCTGCACTTTATCATGGATTGCCTGATACTTTCGAATATAACCGGGACCTGCTGGAAGATATCTTCAATAACAGGGTCGCAAGCGTCAATAAAGTCGCAACATGTAATGATATGAATCTCACACGTCTTGCATGGTTATTTGATCTCAATTTCGTGGAAACTGTCATCCTTGTCAGGAAAAGGGACTACATCAAAAAACTGGTAGCTACTTTGCCACAAAATAGTGAGATAGATGAACTCCATGATTACCTGAACAGATACGTGGATTCAATTTTGTCAATTTCTAAAGAAACCTATTGTGAGTGCTAA